Proteins from one Xenorhabdus griffiniae genomic window:
- a CDS encoding cobalt-precorrin-6A reductase, with the protein MRQPLIHIFGGTSDARQICVMMDVAGIDYGLSVATPTGAQQAMGVRGEIVTGRMEAEEMAEYLRKRGTKMVIDASHPYAERLSQNIVDACQTLGIPLIRYIRPSDIDAIEHPLIYKVATIKQACEIATSLATRILLTTGSKQLADYVTHLPGKTVLARVLPTAEVLALCESCGLSVDQIFALKGPFSADFNRAFYQFCQAEVVITKESGEQGGFREKVEPCLSLGLPCIVLCRPGQQFAGEGITQANGLEEMAQLLANFGT; encoded by the coding sequence ATGAGACAACCATTGATTCACATTTTTGGCGGTACGAGCGATGCCCGCCAGATTTGTGTGATGATGGATGTTGCCGGAATAGATTATGGCTTATCAGTGGCAACGCCGACGGGGGCACAGCAGGCGATGGGGGTTCGCGGTGAAATTGTTACCGGCAGGATGGAAGCCGAAGAGATGGCCGAATATTTGCGAAAGCGAGGGACGAAAATGGTCATTGATGCGTCCCATCCTTATGCTGAACGGCTGAGCCAAAACATTGTCGATGCTTGCCAAACGCTAGGCATCCCTCTTATTCGTTATATTCGTCCCAGCGATATTGATGCTATTGAACATCCCCTTATCTATAAAGTGGCAACTATTAAGCAAGCGTGTGAAATAGCAACCAGTTTGGCAACCCGTATTTTGCTGACAACCGGCAGTAAGCAATTGGCCGATTACGTGACGCACCTGCCAGGAAAAACCGTACTGGCCCGTGTATTGCCCACCGCAGAAGTTTTGGCGTTGTGTGAATCTTGTGGTTTGTCAGTTGATCAGATTTTTGCCCTGAAAGGGCCATTCAGTGCCGATTTCAATCGGGCATTTTACCAGTTTTGTCAGGCAGAGGTTGTAATTACCAAAGAGTCTGGTGAGCAAGGAGGATTCAGGGAAAAAGTGGAGCCTTGCCTTTCCCTTGGGTTGCCCTGCATTGTGCTTTGTCGCCCAGGGCAGCAATTTGCCGGAGAAGGGATCACGCAGGCCAATGGATTGGAAGAGATGGCACAGTTATTGGCGAATTTTGGTACGTAA
- a CDS encoding precorrin-3B C(17)-methyltransferase, whose translation MLTVIGIGPGSEAMMTQEAIAALKAADIVVGYKTYTHLVKPLVGDKEIIKTGMCKEIERCQTAIELAEQGKNVAVVCSGDAGIYGMAGLILELVSQQKRNVDVRLVAGVTASTACAALLGAPLMHDFCHISLSDLLTPWEVIEKRVQAAAEADFVVCFYNPRSRGREEHLARAFSLMAPWKSPETPVGVVKAAGRKQEDKWLTTFGSMDFSRVDMRSLVIVGNQSTYIRDGLMITPRGYKL comes from the coding sequence ATGTTAACAGTCATTGGAATTGGTCCCGGCAGTGAAGCCATGATGACGCAGGAGGCGATTGCGGCATTGAAAGCGGCTGACATCGTGGTGGGTTACAAAACCTATACCCATCTGGTGAAACCACTGGTCGGTGATAAAGAAATTATCAAAACTGGCATGTGCAAAGAGATTGAACGTTGCCAGACAGCCATTGAGTTGGCTGAGCAAGGTAAAAATGTGGCGGTAGTTTGTAGTGGTGATGCGGGTATTTATGGCATGGCAGGCTTGATTTTGGAATTGGTCAGCCAGCAAAAGCGCAATGTAGACGTTAGGTTGGTGGCGGGAGTGACGGCAAGTACGGCTTGCGCTGCCTTGCTTGGTGCACCATTGATGCATGATTTTTGTCATATCAGCCTAAGTGATCTGCTCACCCCGTGGGAGGTCATTGAAAAGCGGGTTCAGGCTGCGGCAGAAGCCGATTTTGTGGTCTGTTTCTATAATCCGCGCAGTCGCGGACGGGAAGAGCATTTGGCACGGGCATTTTCCTTGATGGCGCCGTGGAAATCACCAGAAACGCCCGTTGGTGTGGTGAAAGCGGCAGGGCGCAAACAGGAAGATAAATGGCTGACGACTTTTGGCTCAATGGATTTTTCCCGTGTTGATATGCGCAGTCTGGTAATAGTGGGTAACCAGTCAACGTATATACGTGATGGCCTGATGATCACGCCGAGAGGATACAAGCTATGA
- the cbiG gene encoding cobalt-precorrin 5A hydrolase translates to MNTVAPNLILSKTELPKIMSPNKEYALFCLTEGGMALARRLRTHLAVDCFTSPDLVASDVIDGGNGFKAFEGGFANTVRKVFTQYGALIMVGATGIAIRIIAPLLKDKMTDPAVVVLDEKGQFAISLLSGHMGGANKLAQQIADILDGQAVITTATDVNQVAALDLLSQEIDGTMENFRTNVKTVNQMLVNGKRVGIWWHPNLSDEKDRYDTRGFIPVDSLEERPELDALVYISYERTNLALAIPTFKLIPCRIVAGIGCRRGVEAERLAELLDRHLAEHNLESLALKAVGSVELKKNEPALIQLAQGRQIPYQIFSVNQLAQCEQTFPVSEFVRKTVGIGCVSQPVAWLMSQGHLVGHTLREQGVTITLGVLHPC, encoded by the coding sequence ATGAATACCGTAGCGCCTAACTTAATCTTATCTAAGACTGAGTTACCTAAAATAATGTCACCTAACAAAGAATATGCCTTGTTTTGCCTGACAGAAGGGGGAATGGCATTGGCTCGTCGTTTGCGAACCCACTTAGCGGTGGATTGTTTCACTTCCCCGGACTTGGTGGCAAGTGACGTTATAGATGGTGGTAACGGGTTCAAGGCATTTGAAGGCGGTTTTGCCAATACGGTACGCAAGGTATTCACCCAATATGGTGCGTTGATCATGGTTGGCGCGACGGGGATTGCCATTCGGATTATCGCTCCTCTGCTCAAGGACAAAATGACTGATCCAGCGGTCGTCGTATTGGATGAAAAAGGACAATTTGCTATCAGTTTATTATCGGGACATATGGGAGGCGCGAATAAACTGGCACAACAAATTGCAGATATTCTCGATGGTCAGGCGGTGATCACCACTGCAACCGATGTTAACCAGGTTGCCGCATTGGATCTGTTATCGCAAGAAATTGATGGGACAATGGAGAATTTCCGGACGAATGTCAAAACCGTTAATCAAATGCTGGTTAATGGCAAGCGGGTAGGAATATGGTGGCACCCGAACTTGAGTGATGAAAAAGATCGCTATGACACGCGTGGGTTTATTCCCGTTGACTCTCTGGAAGAGCGGCCTGAGCTGGATGCTCTGGTATACATCAGCTATGAACGGACAAATCTGGCACTGGCAATCCCGACTTTTAAATTAATCCCCTGCCGTATTGTTGCAGGCATTGGTTGCCGGCGGGGTGTGGAAGCGGAGCGGCTCGCCGAATTATTAGATCGCCATCTGGCGGAACATAACCTTGAATCTTTGGCGTTAAAAGCCGTCGGCAGTGTTGAACTGAAAAAAAATGAACCGGCGTTAATTCAATTGGCACAAGGGCGCCAAATTCCATACCAAATCTTCTCTGTTAATCAGCTTGCTCAGTGTGAACAGACATTTCCGGTTTCTGAGTTTGTCCGAAAAACGGTGGGCATAGGCTGTGTCTCCCAACCTGTGGCCTGGCTAATGAGTCAGGGGCATCTGGTTGGCCATACCCTGCGTGAGCAGGGCGTCACCATCACATTAGGAGTATTGCATCCATGTTAA
- a CDS encoding cobalt-precorrin-4 methyltransferase translates to MMPEYINSEPIDNVSFDPEKVWFVGAGPGDKSLITLKGYQLLRQAHVVIYAGSLVNRELLDYCRADAECHDSARLTLAEITALMVNGVKAGKLVVRLQTGDLSLFGSIREQAEELANHAIGFVSVPGVSSFLGAAAQLGVEYTVPEIAQSLIITRMEGRTPMPPRETLEAFAAHQTSMAIFLSVQNITEVVARLIQGGYGQETPVAVVYKATWPDCQIVRGTLATIAEQVRSAGIHKTALILVGAFLGEEYHYSKLYDARFSHEYRSA, encoded by the coding sequence ATGATGCCTGAATATATTAATTCTGAACCGATAGATAACGTCAGTTTTGATCCTGAAAAAGTCTGGTTTGTTGGTGCGGGGCCAGGGGATAAGAGCTTGATTACCCTGAAAGGCTATCAATTATTACGTCAGGCGCACGTGGTGATTTATGCCGGCTCGTTGGTTAATCGGGAGTTACTGGATTATTGCCGTGCAGATGCCGAATGCCATGACAGTGCGAGATTGACGTTAGCGGAAATCACGGCATTGATGGTAAATGGCGTGAAAGCGGGCAAATTGGTGGTTCGCCTGCAAACGGGGGATTTATCGCTGTTTGGCTCCATACGTGAACAGGCCGAAGAACTGGCAAATCATGCTATTGGTTTTGTTTCTGTGCCCGGAGTGAGTTCGTTTCTTGGGGCTGCTGCACAGTTGGGCGTGGAGTACACCGTGCCCGAAATCGCGCAAAGTTTGATTATCACTCGTATGGAAGGCAGAACGCCAATGCCGCCACGCGAAACGTTGGAAGCCTTCGCTGCTCACCAAACTTCAATGGCGATCTTCCTTTCGGTACAAAACATAACAGAGGTTGTGGCTCGGTTGATTCAGGGAGGATATGGACAGGAAACCCCGGTTGCGGTGGTTTACAAGGCAACCTGGCCGGATTGCCAGATAGTGCGGGGAACATTGGCGACGATTGCTGAACAGGTACGCAGCGCCGGCATCCATAAAACGGCCTTGATCCTGGTAGGGGCTTTTCTTGGCGAAGAGTATCACTACTCGAAATTGTACGATGCGAGGTTCAGCCATGAATACCGTAGCGCCTAA
- a CDS encoding decarboxylating cobalt-precorrin-6B (C(15))-methyltransferase — MKDELFLRGHRIPMTKEAVRALALERLELEKAHRFIDVGAGTGSVSIEAALRYPELDILAIERKEEALLLLAENIRHFGCHRVCIQSGIAPIPLDNTVDAIFIGGTGGYLTEIIDWALLHLNSGGRLVMTFILLENFTQALSHLKSCRVTALDGREIQVGELTALGQGHYFKPNNPTYLLSCQKESEQKEGDDA, encoded by the coding sequence ATGAAAGATGAACTGTTTTTGCGCGGTCATCGCATCCCCATGACCAAAGAAGCCGTTAGGGCGCTGGCATTGGAACGATTGGAACTGGAAAAAGCCCACCGTTTTATCGATGTTGGTGCAGGTACAGGTAGCGTCAGTATTGAAGCGGCCTTGCGCTATCCCGAATTGGATATTCTTGCCATCGAACGCAAGGAAGAGGCCCTGTTATTGCTTGCTGAAAATATTCGGCATTTTGGCTGCCATCGGGTTTGTATCCAGTCTGGTATTGCCCCTATTCCATTGGACAATACCGTGGATGCTATTTTCATTGGCGGAACGGGAGGGTATCTGACAGAAATCATTGATTGGGCATTATTGCACCTGAACTCAGGTGGACGTTTAGTCATGACTTTTATCCTGCTGGAAAACTTCACGCAAGCATTATCGCACCTGAAATCTTGTCGGGTGACAGCGCTTGATGGGCGTGAAATTCAGGTGGGAGAACTGACGGCACTAGGGCAAGGACATTATTTCAAACCCAACAATCCCACTTATTTACTGTCCTGCCAGAAAGAGTCTGAGCAAAAGGAGGGGGATGATGCCTGA
- a CDS encoding cobalt-precorrin-7 (C(5))-methyltransferase gives MITVVGIGPGAAANQTLAALEAIRQAEVLVGGKRHLAEFSHFNGETRRLDADVDGLMQWLEQNQHRQIIVLASGDPLFYGIGKRITEHFFGQNIRIISGISSIQYLCAQILLDMNDIYLTSSHGRKPDFDWLLQHEKIAMVTDDAIGPYQIAQEILARGQQRRMVIGKNLSHEQEQIICLQAEQVVQRGDIDYGLNAVVILNGEPE, from the coding sequence ATGATCACCGTTGTTGGTATTGGCCCCGGCGCTGCTGCAAACCAAACACTGGCGGCGTTGGAAGCAATCAGACAGGCGGAAGTATTGGTCGGAGGAAAACGCCATCTTGCCGAATTTTCTCATTTCAACGGGGAAACCCGCCGTTTGGATGCTGATGTAGATGGATTGATGCAATGGCTTGAACAGAATCAGCATCGGCAAATTATTGTGCTGGCATCGGGTGATCCTCTCTTTTATGGCATTGGCAAACGGATCACTGAGCATTTTTTTGGACAAAATATCCGCATTATCTCTGGCATCAGTTCAATCCAATATTTATGCGCCCAAATTTTGCTGGATATGAACGACATTTATCTCACCAGCAGCCACGGGCGCAAACCGGATTTTGATTGGCTCCTGCAACACGAAAAAATCGCCATGGTAACGGATGACGCCATTGGCCCTTACCAGATTGCGCAAGAAATTCTGGCACGCGGGCAGCAGCGGCGCATGGTGATTGGTAAAAATTTATCCCATGAACAGGAACAAATTATTTGTTTGCAGGCGGAACAGGTTGTGCAACGCGGCGACATTGATTATGGCCTGAATGCAGTGGTGATTTTAAATGGTGAACCTGAATGA
- the cbiD gene encoding cobalt-precorrin-5B (C(1))-methyltransferase CbiD — protein sequence MNEISDTQANDLGMVWHRGKQYRKGYTTGSCATAAARVAALMILRQQIIHQVSIVTPSGVTLALNVEQPLIEGQQAVAAIRKDGGDDVDATHGMLIFARVSLNDSGVITLDGGEGIGRVTRVGIGLPIGWAAINKTPRHTIEEAVREVIGSHRGADIVIFAPEGEERAKKTYNDRLGIKGGISVIGTTGIVTPMSEESWKRSLALELEAKRAAGLDRIIFVPGNHGERFVSQQLGIDANYVVTMSNFVGYMLQEAVRLEFRHIVLVGHVGKLVKIAAGIFHTHSHIADGRMETLIANLALIGAPFELIQAVDQCDTTEAAIELIAERGWQAVYQQIARKICGRIDQMLRFASGKPQCDAILFSFDNQILGCNRLVDSIVKDFMEDCR from the coding sequence ATGAATGAAATCAGTGATACGCAGGCCAATGACCTCGGAATGGTTTGGCATCGGGGCAAGCAGTATCGCAAGGGCTACACCACAGGATCTTGTGCCACAGCCGCTGCCCGGGTTGCTGCATTGATGATCTTGCGCCAGCAGATTATTCACCAGGTTTCGATTGTCACGCCTTCTGGTGTCACCTTGGCCTTGAATGTCGAACAACCCTTGATTGAGGGACAGCAGGCGGTTGCCGCTATCCGTAAAGACGGTGGCGATGATGTGGATGCAACCCACGGTATGTTGATTTTTGCCCGTGTTTCCCTGAATGACAGCGGTGTGATCACACTGGATGGCGGTGAAGGCATTGGCAGGGTAACGCGAGTGGGGATTGGTTTGCCGATAGGCTGGGCAGCCATTAATAAAACCCCTCGCCATACCATCGAAGAAGCGGTACGGGAGGTCATCGGTTCGCACCGTGGGGCAGATATCGTCATCTTTGCTCCAGAAGGCGAGGAACGGGCGAAGAAAACCTATAACGACAGATTGGGAATTAAGGGGGGCATTTCGGTTATTGGCACGACAGGCATTGTGACACCGATGTCGGAAGAGAGCTGGAAACGTTCTCTGGCACTGGAATTAGAAGCCAAACGAGCCGCTGGGTTGGATCGCATTATTTTTGTACCAGGAAATCACGGTGAACGTTTTGTCAGTCAGCAGTTGGGTATTGATGCGAATTATGTCGTCACAATGAGTAATTTTGTCGGTTATATGTTGCAGGAAGCTGTGCGTCTGGAGTTCCGCCATATCGTTCTGGTAGGACATGTCGGCAAGTTGGTGAAAATCGCTGCCGGTATTTTTCATACCCACAGCCATATTGCTGATGGTCGCATGGAAACTCTGATTGCCAATCTGGCCTTGATAGGAGCACCTTTCGAACTGATTCAGGCCGTGGATCAATGTGATACCACCGAAGCGGCCATTGAGTTGATTGCAGAACGAGGCTGGCAGGCTGTATACCAACAGATTGCCCGTAAAATCTGCGGGCGTATTGACCAAATGCTACGTTTCGCCAGTGGTAAGCCGCAGTGTGATGCCATTCTCTTCTCTTTTGATAACCAGATCTTGGGCTGCAATCGGCTTGTGGACTCGATAGTGAAGGATTTTATGGAGGATTGCCGATGA
- a CDS encoding cobalt-precorrin-8 methylmutase produces MNDYIRQPQQIESNSFAIISQIIFESWPDYRFVDADQEAVIKRVIHTTADFDWLDILYFSPDVLRHIRDGILRGCTLYTDTTMALSGINKTRLAQYGSECRCYVSDPRAIQMAKAQQITRSMAAVDLALQEAGEKIFVFGNAPTALFRLMEHQVAPIAVVGVPVGFVGAEESKNVLINSGLNCIAAKGRKGGSNIAAAIINAILYRMPEVRHE; encoded by the coding sequence ATGAATGATTACATCCGTCAACCCCAACAGATCGAAAGTAATAGCTTTGCCATTATCAGCCAGATTATTTTCGAATCGTGGCCTGATTATCGTTTTGTGGATGCGGATCAAGAAGCGGTGATCAAACGGGTGATCCATACCACGGCTGATTTTGACTGGCTTGATATTCTCTATTTTTCCCCTGATGTTTTGCGCCATATTCGCGACGGTATCTTGCGTGGTTGTACGTTATATACCGATACGACAATGGCGCTATCAGGCATCAATAAAACGCGTCTGGCTCAATATGGCAGCGAATGCCGTTGTTATGTCAGCGATCCCCGTGCCATACAAATGGCAAAAGCCCAGCAAATCACACGTTCAATGGCAGCAGTCGATCTGGCTTTGCAAGAAGCGGGGGAGAAGATTTTTGTCTTCGGCAACGCCCCGACTGCGCTGTTTCGTTTGATGGAACATCAAGTTGCCCCGATTGCTGTCGTTGGTGTGCCAGTTGGGTTTGTCGGCGCAGAAGAGTCAAAAAATGTCCTGATCAATAGCGGGTTAAATTGCATTGCAGCAAAAGGGCGTAAGGGGGGCAGTAATATTGCTGCCGCCATTATCAACGCCATTCTGTATCGGATGCCGGAGGTCAGGCATGAATGA
- the cbiB gene encoding adenosylcobinamide-phosphate synthase CbiB translates to MTVLLWFAAFILDMKLGDPPHWPHPVRWMGQLTNQIEQLIRRICQTETDLKWGGVLLWLVVVGSGWLASYWVLQLAYGVTFWLGCLVEVWLIYTVLAGRGLGDAANAVYQALRQGDLAASRQQLGKIVGRDTGQLQTPQISRAAIETVAENSVDGVIAPLFFLMLGGVPLAMAYKAINTLDSMVGYKTPHYRALGMFSARMDDVANWLPARLGWLLLAMAAKWQGLNFRQALRIGWRDRYQHSSPNSGWPEATVAGALGIRLGGPNVYFNQLVEKPWIGDARREVTPNDIPQSVQMMVVASVIALLLFALLHSLVSVMV, encoded by the coding sequence ATGACCGTCTTATTGTGGTTTGCGGCTTTTATTCTGGATATGAAATTGGGTGATCCTCCCCATTGGCCGCATCCAGTGCGCTGGATGGGGCAACTTACCAACCAAATTGAGCAACTTATTCGCCGGATTTGCCAAACTGAAACCGACTTGAAATGGGGCGGTGTACTGTTATGGCTGGTGGTTGTAGGGAGTGGCTGGCTGGCGAGCTATTGGGTTTTGCAATTGGCCTATGGCGTGACGTTCTGGCTGGGATGTTTGGTTGAAGTTTGGCTGATTTATACCGTATTGGCCGGACGTGGCTTAGGCGATGCGGCAAACGCTGTTTATCAGGCATTGCGTCAGGGAGATTTAGCGGCCAGCCGTCAACAGCTTGGCAAAATTGTCGGTCGGGACACTGGCCAATTACAAACACCACAAATCAGCCGTGCCGCAATTGAAACCGTGGCAGAAAACAGCGTGGATGGTGTGATTGCTCCATTGTTCTTCTTAATGCTTGGTGGTGTTCCACTTGCCATGGCTTATAAGGCAATCAATACCCTTGATTCAATGGTGGGCTATAAAACACCCCACTATCGGGCATTGGGGATGTTTTCGGCACGTATGGATGATGTGGCGAATTGGCTGCCTGCCCGCTTGGGCTGGCTTCTGCTGGCAATGGCCGCGAAATGGCAGGGATTGAATTTTAGGCAGGCGTTACGCATTGGCTGGCGTGATCGTTACCAACACAGTAGCCCCAATAGTGGCTGGCCGGAAGCAACTGTAGCAGGGGCATTGGGTATCCGTCTTGGCGGGCCGAATGTCTACTTTAATCAGCTTGTCGAAAAGCCGTGGATTGGTGATGCAAGGCGTGAAGTCACGCCTAATGATATCCCACAGTCTGTTCAGATGATGGTGGTGGCATCCGTGATAGCACTCCTGCTGTTTGCGCTGCTGCATAGTCTGGTCAGTGTAATGGTGTAA
- a CDS encoding cobyrinate a,c-diamide synthase, with amino-acid sequence MQQKHAFVIAGTGSGCGKTTVALGIMRALMNRSLRVQPFKIGPDYLDGGWHHAVTGVASRNLDAFMLPELILNGLFNQVMAEQDIAVIEGVMGLYDGYGTDPNYCSSAAMAKQLGCPVVLLVDGKAVSTSIAATVMGFQQFDPVVNIVGVLINRVNRDSHFQLLKQAIEGYCGIPVLGRLPVMPEVTLPSRHLGLISAQEQISQREECWIRLAQQIEAAVDLDKLLTLTQLSSLPKGNIDSLVDPVMGQGLTLALAEDEAFHFYYPDNLLLLEKAGVTIKRFSPLHDHRLPECQMIYLGGGYPEIYAQALSCNHAMHTALRQAQQKGIPIYAECGGLMYLGDTLIDADGVRHGMVGLIAGESQMGDHLKRFGYCEAMALCDTPVVAKGETLRGHEFHYSDFITAQSPVFQCVKWSDPKETLKTVQKSWLGGYQNGNTLASYLHIHFAQRPHLLRRWLMMARRLL; translated from the coding sequence ATGCAACAGAAACATGCTTTTGTCATTGCAGGTACAGGTAGTGGGTGTGGTAAAACCACCGTCGCTCTCGGCATCATGCGAGCCTTGATGAACCGTTCACTGCGGGTACAGCCGTTTAAAATCGGGCCTGATTATCTGGATGGTGGCTGGCATCATGCTGTGACGGGCGTTGCTTCACGTAATCTTGATGCTTTCATGCTACCCGAACTCATCCTGAATGGTTTGTTTAACCAAGTTATGGCTGAACAAGATATTGCCGTAATTGAAGGGGTGATGGGGTTATATGATGGCTATGGTACTGATCCCAATTATTGCAGTAGTGCGGCAATGGCAAAGCAACTTGGCTGTCCAGTGGTTTTATTGGTGGACGGGAAGGCGGTTTCCACCTCAATAGCCGCTACAGTGATGGGGTTTCAGCAATTTGATCCAGTGGTCAATATTGTGGGCGTGCTGATCAATCGCGTCAATCGCGATAGCCATTTTCAGTTATTAAAGCAGGCAATTGAGGGCTATTGCGGTATCCCTGTTTTGGGGCGGTTGCCGGTGATGCCAGAGGTTACCCTTCCTTCCCGCCATCTCGGTCTGATCTCTGCGCAAGAGCAAATCAGCCAACGCGAAGAATGCTGGATTCGCCTGGCTCAGCAGATCGAAGCCGCAGTGGATTTGGATAAGTTGCTGACATTAACCCAGCTATCTTCCTTGCCAAAAGGCAATATTGATTCTCTTGTTGATCCTGTGATGGGGCAAGGCTTAACGCTGGCTCTGGCAGAAGATGAGGCATTCCACTTCTATTATCCTGATAACCTGTTGTTGTTGGAAAAAGCGGGTGTGACTATCAAACGGTTTAGTCCCCTGCATGATCATCGGTTACCTGAATGCCAGATGATCTATTTGGGGGGTGGATACCCTGAGATTTATGCTCAGGCCCTGTCTTGCAATCATGCCATGCATACGGCATTACGTCAGGCGCAGCAAAAAGGCATTCCCATTTATGCGGAATGCGGCGGTTTGATGTATCTCGGCGATACCCTGATTGATGCAGATGGTGTTCGGCATGGCATGGTAGGGTTGATTGCCGGTGAAAGCCAGATGGGAGATCACCTGAAACGCTTTGGTTACTGTGAAGCCATGGCGCTGTGTGATACGCCTGTAGTGGCGAAAGGGGAAACGTTACGCGGGCATGAATTCCATTATTCGGATTTTATCACGGCCCAATCACCCGTTTTTCAGTGTGTTAAATGGAGTGATCCAAAAGAAACCTTAAAAACAGTGCAGAAAAGCTGGCTGGGAGGCTATCAGAATGGCAATACCCTGGCGAGCTATCTGCATATTCATTTTGCTCAACGCCCCCATTTGCTCCGGCGTTGGCTGATGATGGCACGGAGGCTGTTATGA
- the cobA gene encoding uroporphyrinogen-III C-methyltransferase: MNKGNVWLVGAGPGDAGLITVKGLRCIQSADVIVHDRLVNPELIAQVSDHCEIINVGKEHDYHPIPQEEINQILVRHAQAGKRVVRLKGGDPYVFGRGGEEAEVLAQHGIKFEVIPGISSSIGGLTYAGIPITHRNYASSFHVVTGHTSQGNEQQNWQILAQLEGTLVILMGMTRLMEICQQLMLYGKSPTTPAAVIMYASHPKQESVTGTLETLAAKAEAKHLHAPALIVVGDVVNLGAMLSFPPTYGAIP; the protein is encoded by the coding sequence ATGAATAAAGGCAATGTATGGTTAGTGGGAGCCGGCCCTGGTGATGCAGGTTTAATTACAGTCAAAGGGTTGCGCTGTATTCAATCTGCGGATGTCATTGTCCATGACCGTCTCGTCAATCCTGAACTTATTGCCCAGGTATCCGACCACTGTGAAATTATTAATGTTGGGAAAGAACATGATTATCATCCCATCCCACAAGAAGAGATTAATCAAATTCTGGTCAGACATGCGCAAGCGGGAAAACGGGTTGTTCGCTTAAAAGGCGGCGATCCCTATGTTTTCGGCCGTGGAGGGGAAGAAGCAGAAGTACTGGCACAACATGGCATCAAATTTGAAGTCATTCCGGGGATCAGTTCCTCAATTGGTGGATTAACCTATGCCGGTATTCCCATTACCCACCGCAATTATGCATCGAGTTTCCACGTTGTGACTGGACACACTTCTCAAGGCAATGAACAACAGAATTGGCAGATACTCGCCCAATTGGAAGGCACATTGGTTATTCTAATGGGGATGACCCGCCTGATGGAGATCTGCCAACAATTGATGCTATATGGTAAATCCCCCACAACACCTGCTGCGGTGATCATGTATGCCAGCCATCCCAAACAAGAGAGCGTGACAGGCACATTGGAAACCCTGGCGGCAAAAGCGGAAGCGAAGCATTTACATGCCCCCGCGCTGATTGTGGTTGGTGATGTCGTCAATTTAGGGGCAATGCTCTCCTTCCCTCCCACTTACGGAGCAATACCATGA